One window of Triticum dicoccoides isolate Atlit2015 ecotype Zavitan chromosome 5A, WEW_v2.0, whole genome shotgun sequence genomic DNA carries:
- the LOC119299057 gene encoding nucleolar complex protein 2 homolog yields MAKKLGKKARKFAHKHLQGGAKRSRKLRSQFNRRTRKDGKGREDDNRLDGDGGSEETRRNENMNDDVATLANCLEFPEDENELDGDLSDSDGYLSEDLECVYYSDSDDDNVMKECIVQDDLDEQNNEMRLAVKKQKKKLKKLLDKDPKFANFLEKWQLELVNYESKEDSDEQDEMDSVDNGVNSGDKDPPSDKILTSKTISEWCQLVLDEPKAPALRNLLNAFRDACQFGLNSNSLSMQRLQSTEVFYQIISFVLSKADNIFRALLEISDDDKGKLMNQRNGKKWQDIEPLIKSYLRNSLDLISQLTDNQILTYVLTRLRTSAVYFSAYPSTSRRLLKILIRLWASGDQNLSLSSFLMIREVVSLLPDCLDFCLTKTYNAYLSSSKIVDNRNIENIDFILNCLVELYSLDIQKAGERAVISVGQLSAILRQASKTKGKEDLLKIDNWQYINCINLWVRFICVNYKDCHNLHLLFSSVVQIIRGVAHLLPGMRYLPLRLKLAHMLNELSNCSQMFFPVPSLIFGSLEFREIPPKEQTEKGKTRFSSLLKVPRNMLKSRDFQEQCVLSAIEVLSAHFFQWSYHVSFPEVATIPLILLKRLQEQTTIESLRRPLKRMIDQVSENRDFVQRKREVVSFSPNDASSVESFLQEEEMNGDASFTQFYASVAKSRQSRGRKLV; encoded by the exons atggccaAGAAGCTCGGGAAGAAGGCCCGCAAGTTCGCCCACAAGCACCTCCAGGGCGGCGCCAAGCGCAGCCGCAAGCTCCGCTCCCAGTTCAACCGCCGCACCCGCAAAG ATGGGAAGGGCCGGGAGGACGACAACCGCCTggacggcgacggcggcagcgAGGAGACCCGCCGCAACGA GAACATGAACGATGATGTAGCTACTTTGGCTAACTGTTTAGAGTTTCCAGAAGATGAGAATGAATTAGATGGGGATCTATCCGACAGTGATGGCTATCTTTCAGAG GATCTTGAGTGTGTGTACTACTCTGACAGTGATGATGATAATGTTATGAAAG AGTGTATTGTACAAGATGATCTCGACGAACAGAACAATGAGATGCGCTTGGCTgtgaaaaagcaaaagaaaaagttgAAGAAGTTGTTGGATAAG GACCCTAAGTTTGCAAACTTCCTTGAGAAATGGCAATTGGAATTGGTGAACTATGAAAGTAAAGAA GATTCAGATGAACAAGATGAGATGGATTCTGTGGACAACGGGGTCAATTCTGGTGATAAAGATCCTCCTAGTGATAAGATCCTTACAAGCAAGACAATAAGTGAATGGTGTCAACTAGTCTTAGATGAACCTAAAGCACCTGCTCTGCGTAACCTACTAAATGCTTTCCGGGATGCATGTCAATTTGGTCTGAATTCAAATAGCCTTTCCATGCAGAGACTTCAAAGTACCGAAGTATTTTATCAGATAATATCATTTGTTCTTTCTAAGGCAGACAATATTTTCCGTGCTCTCTTAGAAATTTCTGATGATGACAAGGGGAAACTTATGAATCAGAGAAATGGAAAGAAATGGCAAGATATTGAGCCGCTCATAAAGTCTTACTTGCGGAATTCTCTTGATCTGATTAGTCAACTTACCGATAACCAAATACTTACCTATGTCTTGACTCGGCTTAGAACATCTGCGGTATATTTTTCTGCGTATCCCTCAACATCAAGGAGGCTTCTCAAG ATCTTAATTCGCTTGTGGGCAAGTGGTGATCAGAACTTGTCCCTGTCTTCGTTTCTTATGATTCGAGAAGTGGTTTCACTCTTACCTGACTGTCTGGATTTCTGCTTAACTAAAACATATAATGCATACCTTTCTAGTTCCAAGATTGTGGACAACAGAAATATAGAAAATATCGATTTTATTCTGAACTGTCTGGTGGAACTTTATTCTCTGGATATTCAGAAAGCAGGTGAAAGGGCAGTAATTTCTGTGGGACAATTGAGTGCTATTCTTAGACAGGCGTCTAAAACAAAGGGAAAG GAAGATCTTTTGAAGATAGATAACTGGCAGTATATAAACTGCATAAACCTATGGGTTAGGTTTATTTGTGTTAATTACAAGGATTGCCACAACCTCCATCTATTATTCTCTTCAGTTGTTCAGATAATAAGGGGGGTGGCTCATTTATTGCCAGGCATGCGATACTTACCACTGAGACTGAAGCTTGCGCACATGCTAAATGAGCTTTCGAATTGCAGTCAGATGTTCTTTCCAGTTCCATCGTTGATATTTGGGTCCCTAGAATTTAGGGAGATCCCTCCGAAAgagcaaacagaaaaaggaaagACCCGCTTTTCGTCACTACTGAAG GTGCCAAGGAACATGCTGAAATCAAGAGATTTCCAAGAGCAGTGCGTTCTTTCAGCAATCGAGGTTCTATCGGCACATTTTTTCCAGTGGAGCTATCATGTTTCTTTTCCAGAAGTAGCCACCATTCCGCTCATCCTCTTGAAAAGATTGCAAGAGCAGACAACGATTGAGTCCCTCCGCCGTCCTCTTAAACGAATGATAGACCAG GTGAGCGAGAACAGGGATTTTGTGCAAAGGAAGAGGGAGGTGGTCTCTTTCTCACCAAATGATGCGTCGTCAGTCGAGAGCTTCCTCCAG GAGGAGGAGATGAATGGAGACGCTTCCTTCACGCAGTTCTACGCATCAGTGGCAAAGAGTCGTCAATCGAGAG